GCGCCTTTCTCACCTTTCTGCTTGTCATTAATTAATAGACAAAAAATGACTTTCACCGACATGAGAAACATATTACAGTCTGTACTCTAAACGCGCTTCCACAAAGTCAAATGCCCCGCTGCACCCAACCCACACGGTTCATTATActgaaaacaaacgaaattacaTGAACAATTTTCTACATTGTGTACAAGTTTGAATTCGCACAGAGAAATTACATTGGTTTCGCTTTTATTCGTTGCTCGCTTTAACCCATGTGTACATGGTcttacaaacaaacaaacaaacgcaATGTAATAACATTCATGAGATAACAACGTAACTGTATTGTATAAATAgaactatatttttaatttttttaaaagatcaaCAATGATATCAACAATAAATCGAGTGCTTGCCATTGGTGTAAACacgatcaatatttttaatatattcgatgTATCTTTGGATTCGATGTATCTTTGGAATCGAGACACAAATTTTTGAGATGATAAAATCCGTCgctgaatatattaaatgtattcacAATGCTAGACTCGATTATACAcgttaataaatcaattattatttggtAGACTAATCTGTGGCTAAAATTGTGTTTACTAAATATTGCAGACGAATGCAGCTGCTTCGTTGCACTTGAAATTCTTACAATTCtggtttaataaatgtaaataaatataattccaaAATGAAAGTACTTATACcatataaacaattgttgCCAAACTATTTTGTTCTGGTTAACccaaaaacgaaaaataattatcacatATCTATTATATTGACACCAAgagcaaaaataaaaccaggaatacttattttattctctAGGGCACATCAATATTACCAAAACTAAGGACTAAGTTTTTCGAAATATTGCAGTCAAACCTGGAAGTTTTCAATTTGTGTCTGCACACTTTGTACATTTAACCTAATTGCACATGGGCCACGTCCTCCATGCATGTCAACGTATCCATAAAAGTGTCTAAACCCGGGTTGGGGAACCTTTCACTCGAGTAAtctatgaataatatatattttaaagaattatttatcgaaaaaagtattttcaacCTCTACAAGGGCCCTCTTCAGAGTGTTCATTTCTAGAACTAATGAAGACGACCTTCATTGAGGTAAAAGACgtctatttctataaatattgcttttaattttttaatggataTTCTACTACCcaatgtttaaaaatcaagCGGAGTTACAGTCAAAGCAGATTGTttcagtaaatataaaatttctaggAAAATCTCTAACAATAATTCTATTCTCTAGCAATAATTTACATTCCCAATCCACTTCTACTGACATGAACATCTACCAAATCTTCGAAACAAGCACCTAAGAATTCCAAGGTCTTTTCAGGTTCCCCATTCCCGTTCAAACCTAATCCTATCGAAGTCTACCCATGGACCGTCTGCGTCACAGTCGGAAGGATGTTGTTCGTGGACACAGGGAACGCCTGGAACACGTTGGCCTGAACGGGCATGGACCTGAAGTCGGGAGGGGGCTCGTTGGTGTCCTCCTTCACAGCGTATCCCTGCTTCGACTGAGCGACGTTCACCGGCCAGTTGATGGACCCAGTGAAGGAGGTCTGCTGACCAGCAGCTGGAAAGGTCGTTGGGACCTGTTGGGTCTGATAACCGCCGGTCAAAGCGGTCCCTCCGTTCGCCAGGTACTGAGGCCACGACTTGGTCATCTCTTGGAGCTTCTGTTGGTACTCTTCCAAGGAGACCATGTCCTTGATAACGATTCCCTCTTTGCTTCCGCCTATGGTAGGCGAGGGGATATTGGACGCCCACACCACGTTGCCTTGAGGCTGTGGTTGTGGCTGTGATTGAGGTTGCAGTTGCAGCTGCTGCTGCGATTGCTGCTGTAAGGACACGGTCTTGTACAAGTCTGCAGCCTTCAACTGCAAACGCAGGAGCTGTTCCTTCTCCTGGTTCAGGGCTGAGGCGTAGTCCAGGGGATTGTTCGCTGTCACGTCTTTCTCGATGGACCTGGCAGAGTAGAACCTCTTGCGATCGTTCCTTTTATCGTTGTAGCTCATGGCGCTCTCTGGGTCGCTGTAGAACGTTTCCGCGTGGGAGGACTCGTACATTTGTCCTGGGGTGTACTCGGGGCCTGAGGAAGAGTACGAGGTCGGGGCGTAGACTGGTTCGGATTGCTCGTGATCTGGAGGTCCCGGGTACCtgcgaatttattaaattagttaGGATCGAGAAGGCACCTTTTTTTAGTTGGAAGTTCTCAATTAACATGTTGATCACCATATATACAATCagtctatgtctattgaagaaatttgtttaaattaaatgataggtttgatctTTCCAAGTAAATgttatattgtaaatatgtatataaataaactttacacatgtatatacttctaatgaaaaatttcttcggaaacattaaacctgtaatttaatttaggcaaatttctttaatagatattgaaggtacgaatacttatgagactgactgtaggtgacagaaattttcactaagaaattaaaaaattaattttgaagatcAGGTGTTGAAGAAAACAAGTTTGGataaaattcgtgaattttgattGGGTTGTGAATATGAGTACTATcggaaatgttaaattatatagTTTCTAATGATATAAAAACAAGATTTTAGCTTCATAAATGTTTTCGTGAGTATATCTGGCACTCAGAGTGTTAATTGACGAGGGAATGATGCCAACCGAGCTTCGCCAGGTCAAGAGTGTCACGTTCCACTGGACGCAGTAGAATGCTCCGTCTATGATCAGACACGCTCGACCTAAAACTACTCGTTTCTTTGGAGGACTGTACACGCACCGGAATAATGACGAATAACATTCACAACTTTACAATAATATGTACGATCTAAAGTTTCGAACGTGTACgaaagtttcatttacaatttacagTTTTTAATAATCCACAGTATGATTACGAAGTATCTTACaaggaaaatattagaaagatAATAAACTTTGCTGCTACCTTTCACGTCCAAACGAGAAGCTGCCCTTAATGTGATCGTACGGGATGTACCCCTTGCCGAAGGTTATGGCGTGACTGACATCCTTCCCGTATGGTAATCGCACGTGGTTCACGGTTTCGTGACCCTGGTCAAAGTCGTCTCCTCCGTGAGGATAGGGAGGACTCGGATAGATGGATTTCTTGACGTGATATTGACCAATGGGTCCGTGATATCTGGGGTGGAATTCGCCACTGTGAGATGACTTCCTGTATCTTGGCGCTCCAGAACGCCAAGATGGCGCTGGACTGCGTCTTATTTGCTGGGgaaccaccaccaccacttTGGCCCTGAAAACAATGACAGTTTATTAGATACATGGACGAATTGAAGCactatttaattgtattattactCTTATTAGTTTGATTATAAATCGATTGtaggttttcaattttctgtctAACGTTATTTGAAAGgaaacagtttattcgtaatcAAACGTTTAAGTTGAAACCTTTCTTTTGATCaactatatgtatagtataaaTTTCCAtagaaaatagattttaatgaaaataacagaGAAATTTGTGTCAGGTATATGCATGACAAGGTAAGGTATAAATCAAGATGTAAATTAAGtagaattgtatttaaaatttgtatacttaCGCATAAACGAGTAGAGGTTCGCTGATCGCCAGCATCAGAATGCAGAATGCCTGTGGAGATTAATCAAGAGTTAGTTAGGTAACTGAAGAAACTAGTAAAGCAACTTGATTCTCATAATTTCCAAGCAATTGAAGATCACTGTCAAGTAAAATTTgcttaacactaaaactatcGACAACCTATTCAAAATCTTGTACtggaatatatttcaaattcaagGAGAGTCGAGCCAAAGGAATACATCAACAATTTATCAATATCAAAAATGCCCCGTTAACAACTCCGTAATTTATCCAAAAGCATCCTTAATAACCCcctaatttcaaaaagaaattataaatacccAAACAAACCACCCAAATCCCAAAATACAGATCTCTGGACTCTCACTCACCGACCACCGCATTGCGCCGTGTACTGGTAACTCGATCAGCCTGGTCAAACCCTCCGACACAGCGTTTAGGTTAATCCTTTGGCTCAGGGTGCACGCTGCGTCGGTGCTGTGGTATCTGCACCTGTCTCTTCCAGCGTTCCGCGTGCTCCAGCCGATGCAGATAAATTGCGGGAGGTCCGCGCAGGCCTCTTCTCTTTTATACAAGATAAAAAGAGCATAATCGAGGCCCGGTGGGCGAACGGGCCCAGCTCCCCACCGTCGGCTGGCAGCCCCTTTGGTGGAAAGAGATCGCGTTCGCTGGGGATCACCAGGAGGATAGAAACGATGGGGCTACGCCGCCGACGCGAAACGGAGAGTAAGGAGACGTCTAAcgcatatttttgtttagggGGAAATCGACACTTTCTTCGAGGCTGGAGTCTAACGTCGGGCGCGGCCCAGGCGTGTGCTTTCCAAAACGCGACCAACAAGAACGGGACCGACGGCCTACATTTCGCGACCAACAGTGCGGTCAGGCTCGATGCTCGTCGATCGCTCGAATTATACTACAATATAGtaattcacatttttttatgaaatcatTGCACTTAAATATTAGGgagaccgaaaagtaatcaaaattttatcaacatttatttattaacgaaatctTAAGTACTAATCAACAAAGcaatttccatcattttctatcACTTTTTGCCAGCGTAAAGGCAATTGTTCaattctctttttaaaaaagtccttcaatttttcattgcaaaacttttccaagtcgaagaaattttgattacttctCGGTCCCCCTAAGaattcacaaatttttatattaagaatgtactaaataaaatcattgcaagaagttattataatacaatgttccaagtaatttcaatttttataaaattattgcacctaaataatttttttttttatatggaaatggaagaaaaggTGCAGTTAATTTGATCAATATTTTAGAGGttgatagaaattatttaatatatgataatttaatataatgtaatgcGAACATTCCTTGCAATAGTTTTGTTTAGTGCAACctttatgtaaaaatacaaaaaagaagcgaacgtgtaaataaattggaCTATTATAACGTGAGAATTGAACAACATTCTcggtattatataataatacatagtGACAGCTATTATGAGTAACGTGAAAAAATGTCAACCTCGACGAATGTGAAAGGACTCGAATAcgctattttcttttgtaagcGTCTGTTCCAAGTAACAACAGACATTGTGTAATTTCGTGACgcatattattaaacaaattgcaCATATTACACGGCTGATGTCATACTTTCTCAACGTGAGAAATCGTGATCTACTGCGATCGGTCGAGGTGAcactgttttattaattacagaaCGAAGCAGCACTATGGAAGTGATCCATTATCAATGATTCTTAAGGTCCTCTTAACATTTCACAGAATTTATCcgaggaaaaatttaattattaaatactgttGGTTGCAATAATTCGATATAAACCAGTACATTTTAACTTGATTTAGAAACTTCATTGATCGTAATTGACGAGCAATATAATCTTTcctaattattaaataataaattacattataattatatttatgtattacattatataatacatttatatattaaatgaatcCAACCATTATATCGCTTTTAATGTCTAATTTTTCCAACTCacatttcaataataattgaaatgtgACCAGCCCATCTCTGGATCCCATGTCTCGAGATGGATGGAATATCACCTCGTCATTGGCGTCATCTTTCCGCGTGGGTATCAAAACAACATCTCACcgaacaatttctttcctttttcctgtACTTTTTTCGCGTTGCTCATCGTTACGGTCCACATACACGAAATTCCTGAACGATACGATGTCGCGTCAGCGTAAAAAAGCGTAGCGTCGGCGAATCAATTAACTCATTCACGCGACGTACTTTCAAGCGATCGCTCTTCTCGCTCGTTTCCAATGTGGAAAACGCGTTCGAAAGTCATTCACTCCTTAAATGCGCGATTTTCAAACTGTATTTCAAAGAGGGAAAAAAGCGATCGCCCCGACGGGTGAAAGCGATCACGTCGAAAGTCTCGGGCTCGCCCCGCGTAATTCTCCTCTTTTTCTAGTTTCCGTTTCATCGTccatgcatttgcataaacacaGGGAACGCTTTACTATTTGCCACCGATCGTTCGGAGATCCTAGAACGCTTCTGTAATCGATTCCGCAAtgaggaaatttattttgataagaGCATTTGCTTCGAATgtggaattaaaattattgcaGGATTCGAGAATAATATTCGTgagttattcaattttcaattgtaacttttatttgaGATGTAAAATACAAGACGCTTAATATTAGATACAAGGTAACTATTGGtgtgaaaatgttaaaaagtgAGGCATGGTTTTATCTCGGTTGAAGTCTTgcagattttctttttttacgaatCATTAATTACTTTCACACACGCGCATACATTTGTTACGCTCACTCATGCGactgaaacaaatttataaattctcgTAATCTGCATGCTCTTCTGATTAGTAGATAGTATAATTAAGCATTAAATCTTGAGGTAATTATAGGTAAAACAAATTACTTAATGAAAGACATTGTCTTACAATCAATTCACTCATTCTCATTCTGTTTGTGAAAGTATCAAGGGGGAGGGGTATTCAAAAACTGTATACTACAagaggaattttaatttttttaatgaacaataataaaatgctcTGCATAACTATCTTAACAAATACGTGGTTCCATTTCCAAAGAAGTACAATTGAATTTTGCAGGCAATACACACATAAAGGAAGTGAGATCATAGGATCCATCTCGTTGCATCGTTCCAACTTGCACAGTTTCTGTTTTATCTTCCATGAAATATGAAACATTTCTCCCTTAAGTTGAGAAACACGCTCCTtactaaatataattgtttaaataaatacaatacaacGGTTCGTGCCAAAGGCTCGGAATCTTTGGTACAAGATAACAAAAGTCTTTCGTGTCTCACGATCGTTCATAATTACAACGTGTATGAAAGTTAGAAAATCGTTGTCTAAAgctggaaaaattaatttataataactgcAGATGCGAGGTACGATTCGTGGCGAGAGCGTGCGGTTTGGAGGCATTCGCAGAGAAATCCAACGAGAACAACGTCGTGTTATTAGCGCAATCGTCGACGCCATCAATGTGGGTGCACTCGTGTCATTCGAGTGTCTTCTACGAATGACCTCGATATAGGGTTACTAACTATACTCTTTCCAACAGGTTCAGAATAATGCGTGTACTCCACTTAACGTGAACCtacataattatacaatcgaaaataaaattggctCATGGTTCTGTTAAGAAATGCTTTTCGTACTGCAATTTCCAATATTAATTTGCGTGCAAACTGGTGccaaataaaaactataagaTATGTTATCTTTCGCGACAACTCTCCCTTGGAAGCTTTAAGGATTTAGTAATCCTACTCTCGCAGTCCAAGGAATGCGAGCTTTCgcttcaatttattaatttctcgaaTCACTGTTCGCACAAAATGACGAATCGTAATTGCCAGCTATGTAGATAGAAATTTTCCAGGATGTCGATGTACCGAATGATCTATATGCATTAAGTATAATCTATGTTGCATATGAGAAGCAACTTTCACTGCTTAGAGTGAATTATTAGAATGAGGAAAAAAGGGAGACATCTGTTTTAAAGGATCTCTAATTAGCATTTCAAGGTTGCAGCAAAACATACTGAGTAGTTCTTGAGTGTGTACATGTAATAATTGTTCAGTGGATCTCAAGAAGTCTAACTATTTTCTCAGTGTATTCcataattttatcaataaatgtaaaatttcatgtagaattttagattttagattTCTTACAACaaaagtgttttataattcatttcatttaatgtaGAGTATATACTGTCTTgctttaatattgtataattttcatttctaaaagtCATCGTGATCTTAATAACGACAATTTCGATATAAACACAAATGTACACAAATGTGTCGATATCCCTCAGGAGGTTGGCTTATAACGAACATCACCCGTCTGTAACACGACGATTTTAACtttttccatatttaaaattttcttctacccctgttactttttgaaaaatttaattaaatcgacaTTTCACTTGCAACCTCGAGGATCAAGGTTCGTTAAAATTGGCATGTTAATACAACATTATTGAAGCTAACATTTTATTCCCACAGATAGCCcaaaatttcctataaagaaaatattacctCATTCCATTCGATCCGCCCCAACAGAATAGGTTGTCGCTCCTAAATAAAAACGCCTCCCATCCTGGAGCACGCGGAACCGAATCGAACGAATGGCGTGTCTCGATTCGATAGGAATTCCTCCAGTAGAGAGTTCACTGTCACGGTCCCGCGATCCGCTAGGAAAAGGATACCCGAGTTGCTCGTTTTTGTTTTCGCTCTGCCTCGCGACGGAATGCGCGTACAATTTGGTCTCCGTGAACGTTTTACGAGGGTACGAGATCGGTTTCCCTTTCTCTTACCGTCTGGCAAAAGTGCACGCGATCCTAGAACGCCGTGGATGGGATCGACTTACCGATTTCTATGGATCCTCTTCTGCGTGCTCGAAGGCGATCGCGCGGATCGGTTTCGTGAAAGGGAATACATCGGAGCAGTTGGTGAAATGGCACCGCGAAGATGAAACTTATGGAAACGTTTCTTCTATTGTGAATTCTTGCGGTTCTTTGGCGACATAGAGCCTCAGATCTTCGCGTAGGTTTCGAGGTTAAATGTGGAAGCACCTGAAGCTATCCGCCTCTGTGCACACTCCATTTTCTTTAACGAGTGTTTAACGACCGGTTTACCTTACGTACACGATGTACTTCGTGTGATGGAGAATATAATGGGAtgggaatataaaaattaatatttacgtacCGTTGGATGCAGGTGTTGGGTCCGATGGGAAGTCGAAGAAGATTTTCTAAAAGGAAATGTTAACGTGGAAATATTTAAGCGATAATTGAGAATCGAGGTGACGCGCAGtgtgtattatatatgtagGTGGAATTATGCTTTTAATATGAGATGTAACTgtcttaattaaaataaatagtgcGTTAATGTATTATGTTAATGTGGTATAGTAGAATTTAAATGCAGTAgagcaatgaaaatataacaattctttcaaatatgaaaaaaaatgttgcagaTTTAACACTTGCGTCTAGCGTTGGTACTCACCACGCATTGAAGTCTCCACGAGCGagatttatttctcgaaaaccaAACGCGTTATAGCTCTGAATTCTTTTCTGCATAAAATCTTATTAACTACCTCGCAAatcttaaaatttcaaatcccTTGAAACTGCTCATTCccttcaaaataaatagagaTGAAGTACCTTTCTTGAACCCTGGAGCTCTATTCCCGAAGTGAGTCACTTAAGAAGATACTACTGTTTCTTCAggtaaatactttattaaaataggAATGCAACAATTCCGACCAGAGTAACAGTCCAACAATGGAAATCTTTAGCAAACGTTTTACTAACTATGTAACTCACCAAGTATAATAACTATGTTCGCCCATTCTAAACGAAGTCGCCAAGCTCAAACGTGTAACGCTTACACGCACACGTTGCAGCTTATATGCGACGCAAGAGTCGGCGACCATTAGGAAGGGAGCGGACGAAAATGATTCAAACAACTTTCATTAAGATTTGTCCGAACAAGTGACCGTCTAATCGAGTCTGAAACTTTCTTTAACATGTTTGATGCATTTCATCGGGCATAGAACGTCCGCGAAACCGACGATCGCGGACTGGAACAGCGAAAGAATTCTCTCCTCGTGTTATGTAAACGTCACGAAAGCGCTCACAGAATGATAGCGTTTAATTGCGATGAACACGATCGAAGGATCGTCGTTGTGCGTTTCCGTCATAATCGTTGGACTTTCTCGAGtgatacgtatattttatcaaGACAAAAATAcacgatatttatatttcgttaaggagttaaaatatttcatgttcatatttgaataataaaaatgctgCCTCGTGCTGCAGCACTGTTGTCGATTATGTATGCCTGATAATACTTTATCTTGATTTCAATTAAGACACGAGAACATTTCTACCAATTTCGACTTTCAACGGGTGGAAAAGAATGATCGAAACACGGGTAGATTCTTTTAATTGCAACGAATTGCAGATCGGTATCTTGGCTCGTACAAGAAATCGGTACTCTTGAAAGAATCTCGTGATGCGGTTATCTCGTACATCGAGTGAAACGGGAGCTGTAATGAGTAGAAATTACTGCAAACAGCAATTAGATTATGTTATCAGACAGTTTGTTGACCTGGCTTGCATTCCTTCGCTCCAATCGCGTGGAGTACGTTCCGAGAGACGCGGTTTTCCTTCTGGGAAGCAGACATGCTTCGTGAGCTGTCGAAACAACAACCATGAATCAAGGAAATAgatcgaaaattttaaatgacaaATGAAAGTTAGATTCTACGTGTATTTGTTGACGAGGTACAAGTACAGAATGGTCAACCCTTTCGACTCGGATGttctttatttgaatactattttcttttagatATGAGTTTTATTCAAATCGGGTTggctataaataaaataagaaggGATAATTTGTTTTAGCACAAGTgatgttcattttttgtaaTCGTATATTCTTGTGAGGCTTCATTGTAATTTGACAAAAGCTAAGGTGGAAGGGGTTAATTAGGTATTGGGTATTTGGAATTTTCTATGAAACggttttgcaattaaaaatatacaaaatgaagatacatgtaaaaattatgttactactgtaatgaaaaaattccgTGTAAAGATTTCATACTTGTCAGCACTCATAAATACCAGTCGTTCTACTCGTTATAGAATCTTTAGATTCTactaaatcaaatttaaatttcataaataccaTTTGTATACAATGATTTATACCAATATTATAAAGAGCTAAAAtggctatattttatttt
The sequence above is drawn from the Hylaeus volcanicus isolate JK05 chromosome 2, UHH_iyHylVolc1.0_haploid, whole genome shotgun sequence genome and encodes:
- the LOC128872249 gene encoding uncharacterized protein LOC128872249 produces the protein MRWSAFCILMLAISEPLLVYAAKVVVVVPQQIRRSPAPSWRSGAPRYRKSSHSGEFHPRYHGPIGQYHVKKSIYPSPPYPHGGDDFDQGHETVNHVRLPYGKDVSHAITFGKGYIPYDHIKGSFSFGRERYPGPPDHEQSEPVYAPTSYSSSGPEYTPGQMYESSHAETFYSDPESAMSYNDKRNDRKRFYSARSIEKDVTANNPLDYASALNQEKEQLLRLQLKAADLYKTVSLQQQSQQQLQLQPQSQPQPQPQGNVVWASNIPSPTIGGSKEGIVIKDMVSLEEYQQKLQEMTKSWPQYLANGGTALTGGYQTQQVPTTFPAAGQQTSFTGSINWPVNVAQSKQGYAVKEDTNEPPPDFRSMPVQANVFQAFPVSTNNILPTVTQTVHG